In Cucurbita pepo subsp. pepo cultivar mu-cu-16 chromosome LG04, ASM280686v2, whole genome shotgun sequence, the following are encoded in one genomic region:
- the LOC111793073 gene encoding cullin-3A-like, whose translation MSAQKKRNFQIEAFKHRVVVDPKYAEKTWKILEHAIHEIYNHNASGLSFEELYRNAYNMVLHKFGEKLYSGLVTTMTFHLKEISKAIEAAQGELFLVELNRKWADHNKALQMIRDILMYMDRTFIPSTHKTPVHELGLNLWRDVVIHSSKTQTRLRDTLLELVHMERSGEVINRGLMRNIIKMLMDLGSSVYQEDFEKHFLDVSADFYRLESQQFIESCDCGDYLKKAERRLNEEIERVSHYLDARSEPKITSVVEKEMIESHMQRLVHMENSGLVFMFVDDKYEDLGRMYNLFRRVSSGLSIVRDVMTSYIRDTGKQLVTDPDRIKDPVDYVQRLLDLKDKYDKVISMAFNNDKTFQNALNSSFEYFINLNARSPEFISLFVDDKLRRGLRGVSEEDIEIVLDKVMMLFRYLQEKDVFEKYYKQHLAKRLLSGKTVSDDAERSLIVKLKTECGYQFTSKLEGMFTDMKTSQDTMQGFYARFGAELGEGPTLVVQVLTTGSWPTQASTTCNLPSEILGICEKFKSYYLGTHTGRRLSWQTNMGSADLKATFGKGQKHELNVSTYQMCVLMLFNNADSLNYRDIEQATEIPAVDLKRCLQSLACVKGRNVLRKEPMSKDIAEDDAFFFNDKFTSKLYKVKIGTVVAQRESEPENQETRQRVEEDRKPQIEAAIVRIMKARRVLDHNNIVTEVTKQLQSRFLPNPVVIKKRIESLIEREFLERDKEDRKLYRYLA comes from the coding sequence GAACGCATACAATATGGTGCTGCACAAATTTGGGGAAAAACTTTACTCTGGACTTGTGACCACAATGACATTTCATCTGAAAGAAATATCCAAAGCAATTGAAGCCGCTCAAGGAGAACTTTTCTTGGTAGAATTGAACAGGAAATGGGCAGACCATAACAAAGCTTTGCAAATGATCCGAGACATATTGATGTACATGGATAGAACTTTCATCCCAAGCACTCACAAAACTCCGGTTCATGAGCTTGGTTTGAATCTATGGAGGGATGTTGTCATCCACTCTAGCAAAACCCAGACCAGGCTCCGAGATACTCTTCTTGAACTTGTGCACATGGAAAGAAGTGGTGAAGTTATAAACAGGGGTTTAATGAGGAACATTATAAAAATGCTTATGGATTTAGGCTCTTCTGTATACCAAGAAGACTTCGAAAAACATTTTCTTGATGTCTCTGCAGATTTTTATCGTCTCGAGTCTCAGCAATTTATTGAGTCTTGCGACTGTGGGGATTATTTGAAGAAGGCTGAGAGACGCTTGAATGAAGAGATAGAAAGGGTGTCCCATTACTTAGATGCTAGAAGTGAACCTAAGATAACCAGTGTCGTGGAGAAAGAGATGATAGAAAGTCACATGCAGAGATTAGTCCATATGGAAAACTCAGGATTAGTATTTATGTTTGTTGATGATAAATATGAAGATTTGGGCAGAATGTATAACTTGTTTCGTCGTGTATCGAGTGGACTCTCTATAGTAAGAGATGTTATGACATCATACATCCGTGATACAGGTAAGCAGCTGGTAACAGATCCTGATAGGATAAAAGATCCTGTGGATTATGTGCAGCGACTCCTTGATTTGAAGGATAAATATGATAAGGTTATTAGCATGGCATTCAACAATGACAAGACGTTCCAAAATGCCTTGAATTCctcatttgaatattttatcaaCCTGAATGCTCGCTCCCCAGAATTTATCTCTTTGTTTGTAGATGACAAGCTTCGCAGAGGATTGAGAGGGGTCAGTGAGGAGGATATCGAAATTGTGTTAGACAAGGTTATGATGCTTTTCCGTTatcttcaagaaaaagatgtaTTCGAGAAATATTACAAGCAACACTTGGCCAAGAGGCTTCTGTCCGGAAAGACTGTCTCTGACGATGCTGAaagaagtttgattgttaagCTTAAAACAGAGTGTGGGTACCAATTTACCTCAAAGTTGGAGGGTATGTTCACTGATATGAAAACATCTCAGGATACGATGCAGGGTTTCTATGCGAGATTTGGTGCCGAGTTAGGAGAAGGACCCACGCTAGTTGTGCAGGTCCTCACTACAGGTTCATGGCCAACTCAGGCTAGCACAACTTGCAACCTTCCTTCAGAAATTCTTGGGATATGTGAGAAATTCAAAAGCTACTACCTTGGGACGCATACTGGGCGAAGATTATCTTGGCAAACAAATATGGGGTCAGCCGATCTGAAAGCAACCTTCGGTAAGGGTCAAAAGCATGAGTTGAATGTTTCCACGTATCAAATGTGCGTGCTAATGCTGTTCAACAATGCGGATAGCTTGAATTATAGAGACATTGAGCAGGCCACAGAGATTCCGGCTGTAGACTTGAAAAGATGTCTACAGTCATTGGCATGTGTGAAAGGAAGGAATGTTCTTCGGAAGGAGCCAATGAGCAAGGACATTGCTGAAGATGATGCATTTTTCTTCAACGACAAGTTCACGAGCAAGTTGTACAAGGTGAAAATCGGTACTGTGGTTGCACAAAGGGAGTCCGAACCTGAAAACCAGGAGACACGACAGAGGGTAGAGGAGGATCGAAAACCACAGATAGAGGCAGCAATCGTTAGAATAATGAAGGCAAGGCGGGTATTGGATCACAATAACATCGTCACGGAAGTCACAAAGCAGCTGCAGTCAAGGTTCCTTCCAAACCCTGTTGTGATTAAAAAACGAATAGAATCTCTAATCGAGAGGGAGTTTTTGGAGAGGGACAAAGAAGATAGAAAATTGTACCGTTATCTTGCGTGA